A genomic window from Camelina sativa cultivar DH55 chromosome 2, Cs, whole genome shotgun sequence includes:
- the LOC104728716 gene encoding uncharacterized protein LOC104728716 isoform X1, whose amino-acid sequence METASSVASTRGGSLQNPPLTPSRKEWRAVSDSHNVGNSTDYDLEQLKLNQTDERTIYENGREPVDLDYYSITMDGELLQQQIHNISKQKGELQQMEIELRAQMIAMDIKRNFESQSTEYANAAARMQEQLHDKERSIREMERMIEEKDRELHAIKLDNEAAWAKEGLLREQNKELATLRREREHSEAERSQSIHKLSELQEHIQEKESQLNELKEQHRIAQETILYKDEQLREAQGWIARAQEMDALQSSTNHSLQAELRERTEQYNHLWHGCQRQFMEMERLHSHTVQKLQLELANVREGGLSKTSSNGASQIIQNSGNQFEAHGNSSDSANVNTHSNGKNTDNISSFTSSDDRPTQVHNNRVDGVSASHLGMHGYSQAGQMNPLHSFIMHQQEMPQLVQPQGPSPHVVQSVLLQQKMPMQNHVHPSQGVHGLINSDAKSDYQVPANGQSLGQGYGDVQEAQYGSSTPASSVNEQAVKSGNGPNHSENSFQDISSQFRDALRIDSNALNQRPEEANGQVSPGENNGAGSIMPETLVSSVKAERNLESALLDERSLLTCILRTIPAGGRIRISSTLPNRLGKMLAPLHWHDYRKKYGKLDDFVASHLELFVIEDDYIQVRDGAQKMVAASAAAAKVAAAAAASSAPNSIYVAMTPMAQSQGIKKNDKTVQRGRQSSDYMVKQ is encoded by the exons ATGGAGACCGCTTCGAGCGTTGCTTCGACTCGTGGCGGTTCCCTTCAGAATCCACCGCTTACTCCATCAAGGAAAGAGTGGCGCGCCGTTTCTGATTCTCATAACGTTGGAAACTCCACTGACTAT GATTTGGAACAGTTGAAGCTAAATCAGACAGATGAGAGAACCATATACGAG aATGGTAGAGAGCCGGTTGATTTGGATTACTATTCGATTACTATGGATGGTGAGCTGTTGCAGCAGCAAATTCATAACATTTCGAAGCAGAAAGGGGAACTACAGCAGATGGAGATTGAGCTTCGAGCCCAAATGATTGCAATGGACATCAAGAGGAACTTTGAGTCTCAATCTACAGAGTATGCTAATGCTGCTGCTAGAATGCAG GAGCAACTTCATGATAAGGAGAGATCCATTCGGGAGATGGAGAGAATGATAGAAGAGAAGGACAGAGAGCTTCATGCGATTAAACTGGATAACGAAGCG GCTTGGGCCAAAGAAGGTCTCctaagagaacaaaacaaagaacttGCCACTCTCAG AAGAGAGCGTGAGCACTCTGAAGCTGAGAGGTCTCAAAGTATACATAAATTATCTGAACTGCAGGAGCATATTCAAGAGAAAGAGAGCCAGCTCAATGAATTGAAGGAACAA CATAGGATTGCTCAAGAAACTATCTTGTACAAAGATGAGCAACTGAGAGAAGCGCAAGGTTGGATTGCCCGTGCACAAGAGATGGATGCTTTACAATCATCTACAAATCACTCGTTGCAGGCTGAATTGCGGGAACGTACTGAGCAGTATAACCATCTCTGGCATGGTTGTCAAAGACAG TTTATGGAGATGGAGAGATTGCATTCGCATACAGTGCAAAAGCTTCAGCTTGAGCTTGCCAATGTAAGGGAAGGAGGGCTCTCCAAAACAAGTTCCAATGGTGCCTCCCAGATTATCCAGAACAGTGGGAACCAATTTGAGGCTCATGGAAACAGCTCAGACAGTGCAAATGTTAATACCCATTCAAATGGGAAAAACACAGATAACATATCATCTTTTACTTCAAGTGATGATAGGCCTACCCAGGTACat AACAACCGTGTAGATGGTGTATCAGCTTCTCATCTTGGGATGCATGGGTATTCTCAAGCGGGTCAAATGAATCCTCTGCACTCTTTTATCATGCATCAACAAGAGATGCCTCAGCTTGTTCAGCCTCAGGGGCCTTCACCTCATGTTGTACAATCAGTGTTGCTGCAGCAAAAG ATGCCAATGCAGAATCATGTGCACCCATCTCAAGGTGTTCATGGCTTGATAAATTCTGATGCGAAGAGTGATTACCAAGTGCCTGCCAATGGACAGTCCCTTGGTCAAGGGTATGGAGATGTTCAAGAAGCACAATACGGATCTTCTACACCGGCGTCCTCTGTGAATGAACAG GCAGTTAAATCTGGCAATGGACCCAATCATTCAGAGAATAGCTTTCAAGACATTTCTTCACAGTTCCGTGATGCCCTAAGGATAGACTCCAATGCCCTAAATCAGAGACCTGAG GAGGCTAATGGTCAGGTTTCACCTGGTGAAAATAATGGTGCTGGATCCATCATGCCTGAAACTCTAGTCTCATCCGTGAAAGCTGAGAGGAACTTAGAGAGTGCTCTTCTTGATGAAAGGTCGCTTCTGACATGCATCCTCCGTACTATACCAGCTGGTGGGAGAATCAGAATCAGTTCAACG CTTCCAAACCGTTTGGGTAAAATGCTAGCACCTCTGCACTGGCATGATTACCGTAAAAAGTATGGGAAGCTGGACGATTTTGTTGCTAGCCACCTCGAG TTATTTGTGATAGAGGACGACTACATCCAAGTTAGAGATGGTGCACAGAAAATGGTAGCagcttcagcagcagcagccaAAGTGGCAGCAGCAGCTGCAGCGTCGTCAGCTCCAAACTCCATCTATGTGGCTATGACTCCTATGGCTCAGTCTCAAGGGATAAAGAAGAATGACAAAACAGTCCAAAGAGGTAGGCAGAGCTCTGATTACATGGTGAAACAATAA
- the LOC104728716 gene encoding uncharacterized protein LOC104728716 isoform X2 has protein sequence METASSVASTRGGSLQNPPLTPSRKEWRAVSDSHNVGNSTDYDLEQLKLNQTDERTIYENGREPVDLDYYSITMDGELLQQQIHNISKQKGELQQMEIELRAQMIAMDIKRNFESQSTEYANAAARMQEQLHDKERSIREMERMIEEKDRELHAIKLDNEAAWAKEGLLREQNKELATLRREREHSEAERSQSIHKLSELQEHIQEKESQLNELKEQHRIAQETILYKDEQLREAQGWIARAQEMDALQSSTNHSLQAELRERTEQYNHLWHGCQRQFMEMERLHSHTVQKLQLELANVREGGLSKTSSNGASQIIQNSGNQFEAHGNSSDSANVNTHSNGKNTDNISSFTSSDDRPTQNNRVDGVSASHLGMHGYSQAGQMNPLHSFIMHQQEMPQLVQPQGPSPHVVQSVLLQQKMPMQNHVHPSQGVHGLINSDAKSDYQVPANGQSLGQGYGDVQEAQYGSSTPASSVNEQAVKSGNGPNHSENSFQDISSQFRDALRIDSNALNQRPEEANGQVSPGENNGAGSIMPETLVSSVKAERNLESALLDERSLLTCILRTIPAGGRIRISSTLPNRLGKMLAPLHWHDYRKKYGKLDDFVASHLELFVIEDDYIQVRDGAQKMVAASAAAAKVAAAAAASSAPNSIYVAMTPMAQSQGIKKNDKTVQRGRQSSDYMVKQ, from the exons ATGGAGACCGCTTCGAGCGTTGCTTCGACTCGTGGCGGTTCCCTTCAGAATCCACCGCTTACTCCATCAAGGAAAGAGTGGCGCGCCGTTTCTGATTCTCATAACGTTGGAAACTCCACTGACTAT GATTTGGAACAGTTGAAGCTAAATCAGACAGATGAGAGAACCATATACGAG aATGGTAGAGAGCCGGTTGATTTGGATTACTATTCGATTACTATGGATGGTGAGCTGTTGCAGCAGCAAATTCATAACATTTCGAAGCAGAAAGGGGAACTACAGCAGATGGAGATTGAGCTTCGAGCCCAAATGATTGCAATGGACATCAAGAGGAACTTTGAGTCTCAATCTACAGAGTATGCTAATGCTGCTGCTAGAATGCAG GAGCAACTTCATGATAAGGAGAGATCCATTCGGGAGATGGAGAGAATGATAGAAGAGAAGGACAGAGAGCTTCATGCGATTAAACTGGATAACGAAGCG GCTTGGGCCAAAGAAGGTCTCctaagagaacaaaacaaagaacttGCCACTCTCAG AAGAGAGCGTGAGCACTCTGAAGCTGAGAGGTCTCAAAGTATACATAAATTATCTGAACTGCAGGAGCATATTCAAGAGAAAGAGAGCCAGCTCAATGAATTGAAGGAACAA CATAGGATTGCTCAAGAAACTATCTTGTACAAAGATGAGCAACTGAGAGAAGCGCAAGGTTGGATTGCCCGTGCACAAGAGATGGATGCTTTACAATCATCTACAAATCACTCGTTGCAGGCTGAATTGCGGGAACGTACTGAGCAGTATAACCATCTCTGGCATGGTTGTCAAAGACAG TTTATGGAGATGGAGAGATTGCATTCGCATACAGTGCAAAAGCTTCAGCTTGAGCTTGCCAATGTAAGGGAAGGAGGGCTCTCCAAAACAAGTTCCAATGGTGCCTCCCAGATTATCCAGAACAGTGGGAACCAATTTGAGGCTCATGGAAACAGCTCAGACAGTGCAAATGTTAATACCCATTCAAATGGGAAAAACACAGATAACATATCATCTTTTACTTCAAGTGATGATAGGCCTACCCAG AACAACCGTGTAGATGGTGTATCAGCTTCTCATCTTGGGATGCATGGGTATTCTCAAGCGGGTCAAATGAATCCTCTGCACTCTTTTATCATGCATCAACAAGAGATGCCTCAGCTTGTTCAGCCTCAGGGGCCTTCACCTCATGTTGTACAATCAGTGTTGCTGCAGCAAAAG ATGCCAATGCAGAATCATGTGCACCCATCTCAAGGTGTTCATGGCTTGATAAATTCTGATGCGAAGAGTGATTACCAAGTGCCTGCCAATGGACAGTCCCTTGGTCAAGGGTATGGAGATGTTCAAGAAGCACAATACGGATCTTCTACACCGGCGTCCTCTGTGAATGAACAG GCAGTTAAATCTGGCAATGGACCCAATCATTCAGAGAATAGCTTTCAAGACATTTCTTCACAGTTCCGTGATGCCCTAAGGATAGACTCCAATGCCCTAAATCAGAGACCTGAG GAGGCTAATGGTCAGGTTTCACCTGGTGAAAATAATGGTGCTGGATCCATCATGCCTGAAACTCTAGTCTCATCCGTGAAAGCTGAGAGGAACTTAGAGAGTGCTCTTCTTGATGAAAGGTCGCTTCTGACATGCATCCTCCGTACTATACCAGCTGGTGGGAGAATCAGAATCAGTTCAACG CTTCCAAACCGTTTGGGTAAAATGCTAGCACCTCTGCACTGGCATGATTACCGTAAAAAGTATGGGAAGCTGGACGATTTTGTTGCTAGCCACCTCGAG TTATTTGTGATAGAGGACGACTACATCCAAGTTAGAGATGGTGCACAGAAAATGGTAGCagcttcagcagcagcagccaAAGTGGCAGCAGCAGCTGCAGCGTCGTCAGCTCCAAACTCCATCTATGTGGCTATGACTCCTATGGCTCAGTCTCAAGGGATAAAGAAGAATGACAAAACAGTCCAAAGAGGTAGGCAGAGCTCTGATTACATGGTGAAACAATAA
- the LOC104728731 gene encoding uncharacterized protein LOC104728731, translating into MGYVLRVRLASFFAGAATASFIGLSVLYKDYKVAHESISQQAKSFHDSLDRRISVLESLRQSEAPQLAETTE; encoded by the exons atggggtACGTGTTGAGGGTAAGATTGGCTTCGTTCTTCGCCGGAGCTGCTACTGCGTCTTTTATCGGACTCTCTGTTCTCTACAAGGATTACAAGGTCGCTCACGAATCGATTTCTCAGCAG GCAAAGTCTTTTCATGACTCTCTGGATAGAAGGATCTCTGTTCTTGAAAGCTTGAGACAAAGTGAAGCTCCTCAGCTTGCTGAGACAACTGAATAG
- the LOC104728736 gene encoding growth-regulating factor 7-like, giving the protein MDFLKVSDKTTVPCRSDSMFGLNQQQYMEIHPHPHPHHAITPYSGNGVLGCYYYYPFTNAQLKELERQAMIYKYMIASLPVPFDLLVSSSSSPCNNKNIAGDLEPGRCRRTDGKKWRCAKEVVSNHKYCERHLHRGRPRSRKHVEPPYSRPNNNGGSVKNRDLKTLPQKLSSSSVKDKILEPVEVSSSLSNYIESRGGEMFPVPSTTEQENKYLNFIDVWSDGVRSSEKQSTTTTTPTPVSSSNGNLSLYSLDLSMGGNNLMGQDEMGLIQMGLGVIGSGREDHHGYGPYGVSASLEEMSSWLAPMSTTPGGPLAEILRPSANLAISGDIESYSLTATPSSSPSRVVKKMMTSSVSDESSQI; this is encoded by the exons ATGGACTTTCTCAAAGTTTCAGACAAGACAACAGTTCCATGTAGAAGTGATTCTATGTTTGGTTTGAATCAGCAACAATACATGGAGattcatcctcatcctcatcctcatcatgCCATTACTCCTT ATTCAGGAAACGGAGTTTTGGGTTGTTATTACTATTATCCTTTCACAAACGCACAACTAAAGGAGCTTGAGAGACAAGCGATGATCTACAAGTACATGATCGCATCTCTTCCAGTTCCTTTCGATCTCCTTGTTTCGTCATCATCCTCTCCCTGTAATAACAAAAACATCGCCGGAGATCTAGAGCCGGGAAGATGCCGGAGAACAGACGGGAAGAAATGGAGATGCGCTAAAGAAGTCGTCTCTAATCACAAATACTGTGAAAGACACTTACACAGAGGCCGTCCTCGTTCAAGAAAGCATGTGGAACCTCCTTATTCTCGCCCTAACAACAATGGTGGTTCTGTTAAAAACAGAGATCTCAAAACTCTCCCTCAAAAGCTTTCTAGTAGTTCCGTAAAAGACAAGATACTTGAGCCAGTGGAGGTTTCTTCATCCCTCTCAAACTACATAGAATCAAG AGGAGGCGAGATGTTTCCTGTACCGTCGACAACAGAACAAGAGAACAAGTATCTCAATTTCATCGATGTCTGGTCAGATGGAGTAAGATCATCAGAGAAACAGagtacaacaactacaacacCTACACCTGTTTCTTCATCCAATGGCAATCTCTCTCTGTACTCGCTTGATCTTTCAATGGGAGGAAACAACTTAATGGGCCAAGACGAAATGGGCTTGATCCAAATGGGTTTAGGGGTAATCGGGTCGGGTCGTGAGGATCATCACGGGTATGGTCCTTATGGTGTGTCTGCTTCACTAGAGGAGATGTCAAGCTGGCTTGCTCCGATGTCTACCACGCCTGGAGGACCATTAGCGGAGATACTTAGGCCTAGTGCGAATTTGGCTATCTCCGGCGATATTGAATCGTATAGTTTGACGGCGACTCCAAGCTCGTCGCCGTCTAgagtggtgaagaagatgatgactaGTTCAGTTTCCGACGAGAGCAGCCAGATTTAG
- the LOC109126918 gene encoding RNA-binding protein 24-like yields MEFDTKIYVGGLPWKTRKEGLISFFEPFGEIIHANVVCDRETGRSQGFGFVTFKDAKSAKRACKDPNPKIYGRVANCNLAYHGARVPNNQPIQYGY; encoded by the exons ATGGAGTTTG ACACGAAGATATACGTGGGAGGGTTGCCTTGGAAAACAAGAAAGGAAGGCTTGATAAGCTTCTTCGAACCTTTTGGAGAAATTATCCATGCGAACGTGGTTTGCGATCGAGAAACAGGCCGATCTCAAGGTTTTGGCTTT GTTACATTTAAAGATGCTAAATCTGCAAAGAGGGCTTGCAAGGATCCAAATCCGAAAATTTACGGACGAGTAGCCAATTGCAACCTTGCTT ATCATGGTGCTAGGGTTCCCAATAACCAACCAATCCAATACGGTTATTAA
- the LOC109126255 gene encoding uncharacterized protein LOC109126255, with protein sequence MVCDTILFSVLGLASCFSNVESIPMLNGSNFSEWKERLLLVLALMDLDISLREERPDALKCIDKTERWDRSNRISMMIVKIRIPPKFRGIIPDDVTTAKEALAAVEKCYAKNERTESTMVMAEFLLKKKTNESVREHIMMKMSVAAKLKKLGLCLHDNVVAGLILDSLPSEYDLLRKTYSRMQLEWSTHDLIFHCVQEEERLMSVKKEHDLVAGKVICNKKRKHYDECL encoded by the coding sequence ATGGTTTGTGACACAATCTTATTTTCAGTGTTGGGACTTGCATCTTGTTTCTCCAATGTTGAGTCGATCCCAATGCTAAATGGATCAAACTTTTCGGAATGGAAAGAACGTTTGTTACTTGTGCTTGCCCTCATGGATCTTGATATTTCCCTCAGGGAAGAGCGTCCAGATGCCTTAAAGTGCATTGACAAAACCGAGCGTTGGGACCGTTCCAACCGCATTAGTATGATGATAGTGAAAATCCGGATCCCGCCAAAATTCAGAGGCATTATCCCCGACGATGTTACAACCGCTAAAGAAGCTTTGGCTGCGGTTGAGAAGTGCTATGCTAAAAACGAGAGGACAGAGTCTACAATGGTGATGGCTGagtttttgttaaagaaaaaaacgaatgaGAGTGTTAGAGAGCATATTATGATGAAGATGAGCGTTGCAGCTAAGTTGAAGAAACTCGGGTTGTGTCTTCATGATAATGTTGTGGCAGGTTTGATACTCGATAGTCTGCCCTCGGAGTATGATCTGCTTAGGAAAACTTATAGCCGTATGCAACTGGAATGGTCGACTCATGATCTTATCTTTCATTGTGTGCAAGAAGAGGAGAGGTTGATGAGTGTAAAGAAGGAACATGATCTTGTTGCTGGTAAAGTCATAtgtaataagaaaagaaagcaCTATGATGAATGTTTATGA
- the LOC104728743 gene encoding uncharacterized protein LOC104728743 produces MKKRLSLKQILVTLSNLGVCFCVKHLDSNKIQVSNAEIKNGSVCPEDDSVSEEKAMEGTRRIKVVITRKQLDRLLAKQVSLEQLVLVNQRTSLRYFDESKWIPRLESVNESPEL; encoded by the coding sequence ATGAAGAAAAGACTAAGCTTGAAGCAAATTTTGGTGACTCTCTCCAACCTTGGCGTATGTTTCTGCGTAAAACATCTTGATAGTAACAAGATTCAAGTTTCTAACGCAGAGATCAAGAATGGATCTGTATGCCCCGAGGATGATTCAGTGTCTGAAGAGAAGGCTATGGAAGGAACAAGGAGAATCAAAGTGGTGATAACTAGGAAACAACTGGATCGCTTGTTGGCGAAGCAAGTTTCATTGGAGCAGCTGGTTTTGGTGAATCAGAGAACCTCTCTCAGATATTTTGACGAGAGTAAGTGGATCCCAAGGCTTGAATCTGTCAATGAATCACCTGAACTAtaa
- the LOC104728753 gene encoding NDR1/HIN1-like protein 12, whose amino-acid sequence MSQISVTSPKHCAKKGGLNINNRHKKLFFTFSTFFSGLLLIILLVWLILHPEKPEFSLTEANIYSLNLSSSSTHLLNSSIQLTLFSKNPNKKVGIYYDKLLVYAAYRGQQITSEASLPPFYQSHDEINLLTAFLQGTDLPVAQSFGYQIGHDRTTGRVIIGLKMDGKLRWKIGTWVSGAYRFNVNCLAIVAFGQNMTTPPLASLQGTRCSTTI is encoded by the coding sequence atgTCTCAAATCTCCGTTACTTCTCCAAAACATTGCGCCAAGAAAGGAGGGCTTAACATCAACAACCGTCacaagaaacttttttttacattcTCAACTTTCTTTAGCggcctcctcctcatcatcttACTCGTTTGGCTCATCCTCCACCCCGAGAAACCCGAGTTCTCCCTCACGGAAGCCAATATATACAGCCTCaatctctcctcttcctccactcATCTCCTCAACTCTTCAATCCAACTCACTCTCTTCTCCAAAAACCCTAACAAAAAAGTCGGGATCTACTACGACAAGCTACTTGTATACGCAGCCTATAGAGGACAACAAATCACCTCAGAGGCTTCTCTACCGCCTTTTTACCAATCCCATGATGAAATCAATCTCTTGACAGCGTTTCTTCAAGGTACTGACCTACCCGTTGCTCAGTCCTTTGGTTATCAAATCGGTCATGATCGCACAACTGGTAGAGTAATCATTGGTTTGAAGATGGACGGGAAGTTACGGTGGAAGATTGGTACATGGGTCTCGGGCGCATACCGGTTTAATGTAAATTGTCTAGCAATTGTGGCTTTTGGACAGAACATGACCACTCCTCCATTAGCTTCACTACAAGGGACTCGTTGCTCAACaactatatga
- the LOC104728760 gene encoding uncharacterized protein LOC104728760 — protein sequence MEGKIKALLSTILVVSTLCATTLVKPGLAQLLSLSGFIPPGSPIDLTKCWSSLLKIQGCEVEIFKSAFTGKFENVGRTCCKAFTEIDAKCWPKMFPLNPFFPPLLKDGCSRISAAAPALATSKISIVPGFSLPGSSVDITKCWSSLSSVEGCVAEIFKSVFTRKFGNVRPKCCKAFSDVDSKCWPHMFPLNPFFPPLLKGSCSRIQAAAPTHK from the coding sequence ATGGAAGGTAAGATCAAAGCTCTTCTCTCCACGATTCTAGTTGTGAGTACTTTGTGTGCCACTACTTTAGTGAAGCCGGGGCTAGCTCAACTCCTTAGCCTTTCAGGCTTTATTCCTCCTGGCTCCCCAATTGATCTCACAAAGTGTTGGTCGTCGCTCCTCAAAATTCAAGGTTGCGAAGTTGAAATCTTCAAATCTGCTTTTACCGGCAAGTTTGAAAATGTTGGACGGACATGCTGCAAGGCATTTACCGAAATCGATGCAAAGTGTTGGCCAAAAATGTTTCCATTGAATCCTTTCTTCCCTCCTCTTCTTAAGGATGGTTGCTCTCGCATCAGCGCAGCTGCTCCCGCACTTGCAACATCCAAAATCTCTATTGTTCCTGGATTTTCTCTTCCTGGTTCTTCGGTTGATATCACAAAATGCTGGTCATCACTCTCTAGTGTCGAAGGTTGTGTGGCTGAGATATTCAAATCGGTATTCACAAGAAAGTTTGGTAATGTTAGACCTAAGTGTTGCAAAGCGTTTTCTGATGTAGATTCAAAGTGTTGGCCACATATGTTTCCTCTAAATCCGTTCTTCCCTCCTCTTCTCAAAGGTAGTTGCTCTCGCATCCAAGCAGCTGCTCCTACACACAAGTAA